From a single Pseudomonas cremoricolorata genomic region:
- a CDS encoding penicillin-binding protein activator gives MTACLRLFSAFCLAALLAACASSPSSSLGELPRTPDASIEQLLERADSSKSAAEAASLRLSAADMAYQQKDLPRAARILEQVSLDALKPAQQVFASTLAAELAMNRNQPKAALKALQHPSLQRLGELPEAQQVRTYTVHSAALEADGQQLAAVEQRVLLAPLLSGQAADANQNTIWALVAALPAEQLQPAANPVVSGWTSLALALKRAGTLEQQQAAIDAWRKQNPDHPAAVKLPEPLAKLKELTSEPLTKIALLLPQEGPLANVARALRDGFMAAHLQAQQSGQPTPDIQVYDSSKITSLDDFYRQAQAAGAQMVVGPLEKPLVKQLAAMAQLPLPTLAMNYADAGQKAPPQLFQFGLAAEDEAREVSRRARADGLVRAVAMVPSGEWGDRVLAAFRQDWESNGGTLLAAERIAQPVALAQQIADLLKLRQSEGRAKSLQETVGGDVAAQPSRRQDSDFLFLAATPQQAQQIKPTLNFQYAGDLPVYATSNLYSASGDVNQYNDMNGIRFCETPWLLDSNNPLRQQVVQQWPQAAGSLGRLYAMGVDAYGLAPRLGQLKALPDSRIEGLSGSLSINQSQRIERQLPWAEFASGQVKRLPDTPR, from the coding sequence ATGACCGCTTGCCTGCGGCTGTTCTCAGCCTTCTGCCTCGCTGCACTGCTCGCAGCGTGCGCCAGCTCGCCCTCATCCAGCCTGGGCGAACTGCCGCGCACGCCGGACGCCAGCATCGAGCAACTGCTCGAGCGCGCCGACTCCAGCAAGTCTGCAGCCGAGGCGGCTTCGCTGCGTCTGAGCGCCGCGGACATGGCTTACCAGCAAAAGGATCTACCCCGTGCGGCACGCATTCTCGAGCAGGTCTCGCTCGATGCGCTGAAACCTGCCCAGCAAGTGTTCGCCAGCACCCTGGCCGCCGAGCTGGCCATGAACCGCAATCAGCCCAAGGCCGCGCTGAAGGCATTGCAGCACCCTAGCCTGCAACGCCTGGGCGAACTGCCCGAGGCGCAGCAAGTGCGCACGTACACGGTCCACAGCGCCGCATTGGAGGCCGATGGTCAGCAACTTGCCGCCGTCGAGCAGCGCGTGCTGCTCGCGCCACTGCTCAGCGGCCAGGCCGCTGATGCCAACCAGAACACCATCTGGGCCCTGGTTGCCGCGCTGCCCGCCGAGCAGCTGCAGCCTGCCGCCAATCCTGTCGTGTCGGGCTGGACCAGCCTGGCACTGGCGCTCAAACGTGCCGGCACCCTGGAACAACAGCAGGCGGCGATCGACGCCTGGCGCAAGCAGAATCCCGATCACCCTGCCGCGGTCAAGCTGCCCGAGCCGTTGGCCAAGCTCAAGGAGCTGACCAGCGAACCGCTGACCAAAATCGCCCTGCTGCTGCCCCAGGAAGGCCCGCTCGCCAATGTGGCCCGCGCCCTGCGTGACGGGTTCATGGCTGCCCACCTGCAAGCCCAGCAGTCAGGCCAGCCGACACCTGACATACAGGTGTACGACAGCTCGAAAATCACCTCGCTGGACGACTTCTACCGTCAGGCCCAGGCCGCCGGCGCGCAGATGGTCGTCGGTCCGCTGGAAAAGCCGCTGGTCAAGCAACTGGCCGCGATGGCGCAACTACCCCTTCCCACGCTGGCGATGAACTACGCCGACGCAGGCCAGAAAGCGCCGCCCCAGTTGTTCCAGTTCGGCCTGGCCGCCGAGGATGAAGCCCGCGAAGTATCGCGCCGTGCCCGTGCCGACGGGCTGGTCCGCGCTGTGGCCATGGTGCCGAGCGGCGAGTGGGGTGATCGCGTCCTGGCTGCCTTCCGCCAGGATTGGGAAAGCAACGGCGGCACGCTTCTGGCCGCAGAGCGTATCGCCCAGCCCGTCGCCCTGGCCCAGCAGATCGCCGATCTGTTGAAGCTGCGCCAGAGCGAAGGCCGAGCCAAGAGCCTGCAGGAAACCGTAGGCGGCGATGTCGCCGCGCAACCTTCGCGCCGCCAGGACAGTGACTTCCTGTTCCTTGCAGCGACCCCACAGCAGGCCCAGCAGATCAAGCCCACACTGAACTTCCAGTACGCGGGCGATCTTCCGGTGTACGCCACGTCCAACCTCTACAGTGCCAGCGGTGACGTCAATCAGTACAACGACATGAACGGCATTCGTTTCTGTGAGACACCATGGCTGCTCGACAGCAACAACCCGCTTCGTCAGCAGGTCGTTCAACAGTGGCCACAGGCCGCTGGAAGCCTGGGCCGACTGTATGCCATGGGCGTCGATGCCTATGGCCTGGCCCCTCGCCTCGGCCAGCTCAAGGCTTTGCCTGACAGTCGTATCGAAGGCTTGTCCGGCAGTTTGAGCATCAACCAGAGCCAGCGCATCGAACGCCAGTTGCCATGGGCCGAGTTTGCCAGCGGTCAGGTCAAGCGTCTGCCCGATACGCCGCGCTGA
- the rsmI gene encoding 16S rRNA (cytidine(1402)-2'-O)-methyltransferase, producing MTDDAGVPKSAKGRLYVVATPIGNLDDVSARALKVLADVALIAAEDTRHSIRLMQHFGITTALAACHEHNERDEGGRFLGRLLAGDDVALVSDAGTPLISDPGYHLVRQARAAGIEVVPVPGACALIAALSAAGLPSDRFIFEGFLPAKAVARRGRLGQLKEEPRTLIFYEAPHRILECLEDMRSVFGEDRPAVLAREISKTFETIKSLPLDQLCSFVAGDSNQQRGECVVLVGGWVAPVGDEQIDSEAQRVLGLLLAEMPLKKAAALAAEITGVRKNLLYQFALELQKDK from the coding sequence GTGACTGACGATGCAGGGGTTCCCAAGTCCGCCAAGGGCAGGTTGTACGTGGTGGCCACACCCATCGGCAACCTCGATGACGTGAGTGCGCGGGCCCTGAAGGTGCTGGCTGACGTCGCGCTCATCGCTGCCGAGGACACTCGGCATTCGATTCGTCTGATGCAGCATTTCGGTATCACCACTGCGCTGGCGGCCTGCCATGAACACAACGAACGCGATGAAGGCGGGCGCTTCCTGGGGCGTTTGCTGGCAGGGGATGACGTGGCACTGGTGTCCGATGCCGGCACGCCGCTGATCAGCGACCCTGGCTATCACCTGGTGCGCCAGGCCCGTGCTGCCGGTATCGAAGTGGTGCCTGTGCCGGGTGCCTGTGCATTGATCGCGGCGCTCTCGGCTGCCGGCCTGCCGTCTGATCGCTTCATCTTCGAAGGCTTCCTGCCGGCCAAGGCGGTGGCGCGTCGCGGGCGTCTGGGCCAGCTCAAGGAAGAGCCGCGCACCCTGATCTTCTATGAGGCGCCGCACCGGATTCTGGAATGCCTGGAAGACATGCGCAGCGTCTTTGGCGAGGACCGGCCGGCGGTGCTGGCACGGGAAATCAGCAAGACGTTCGAAACCATCAAGAGCCTGCCGCTCGATCAGCTGTGCAGTTTCGTCGCAGGCGACAGTAATCAGCAACGCGGGGAGTGCGTGGTGCTGGTGGGCGGGTGGGTCGCGCCCGTGGGCGATGAGCAGATAGACAGTGAAGCGCAGCGCGTGCTTGGCCTGCTGCTGGCGGAAATGCCGCTCAAGAAAGCCGCTGCACTGGCCGCTGAAATCACTGGAGTGCGCAAGAACTTGCTCTACCAGTTCGCTCTGGAACTGCAAAAAGACAAGTAG
- the mraZ gene encoding division/cell wall cluster transcriptional repressor MraZ: MFRGANAVSLDAKGRLAMPSRYRDELDSRCNGQLIVTIDAVDKCLCVYPLDEWEQIEAKLRALPSLREENRRLQRLLIGNAVDLELDGSGRFLVPPRLREYAQLDKKAMLVGQLNKFQLWDEEAWNLVSAADLAAIQQPGAVPDDLRDLIL, translated from the coding sequence GTGTTTCGCGGAGCCAACGCCGTCAGCCTGGATGCCAAAGGCAGGCTCGCCATGCCGAGTCGGTATCGCGACGAGCTGGATTCGCGTTGCAACGGCCAACTGATCGTCACGATCGACGCCGTAGACAAGTGTTTGTGCGTCTACCCGCTCGATGAGTGGGAGCAAATAGAAGCCAAGTTGCGCGCATTGCCGTCCTTGCGTGAAGAAAACCGCCGCCTTCAGCGCCTGCTGATCGGCAATGCGGTTGATCTGGAGCTCGATGGCAGTGGGCGCTTTCTCGTGCCGCCACGGCTGCGTGAGTACGCCCAGCTGGACAAGAAAGCGATGCTGGTAGGGCAGCTGAACAAATTCCAGCTGTGGGATGAAGAGGCCTGGAACCTGGTTTCGGCCGCTGATCTTGCAGCTATTCAACAACCGGGCGCTGTGCCCGACGATTTGCGTGACCTGATCCTGTGA
- the rsmH gene encoding 16S rRNA (cytosine(1402)-N(4))-methyltransferase RsmH, with protein MTIDSGFNHITVLLDEAVEALALRDEGCYLDGTFGRGGHSRLILSKLGSAGRLLGFDKDPQAIATGQALAAEDGRFVIVQRSFAELADEVSARGLDGQVSGVLLDLGVSSPQLDDPERGFSFLNDGPLDMRMNPDQGLSAAQFIASADEEEIARVFKEYGEERFARRMARAVVQRREQQPFTRTADLAEVLKVANPAWEKGKNPATRAFQGLRIHVNNELGDLETGLQAAFDALEVGGRLVVISFHSLEDRIVKLFMRKLAKGEADNLPRNLPVQHKVFEPLARLIGKAQFASEEELKANPRSRSAVMRVAEKLR; from the coding sequence GTGACTATAGATAGCGGCTTCAACCACATCACCGTGCTGCTCGACGAAGCTGTCGAGGCATTGGCCCTGCGCGACGAGGGTTGCTATCTCGATGGCACCTTCGGCCGGGGTGGGCATAGCCGCCTGATTCTCAGCAAGCTCGGAAGCGCCGGACGGCTCCTGGGCTTCGACAAGGACCCACAAGCGATTGCCACGGGGCAAGCGCTGGCGGCCGAAGACGGCCGCTTTGTCATTGTGCAGCGTAGTTTTGCCGAGCTGGCAGATGAAGTGTCCGCGCGCGGGCTCGATGGCCAGGTCTCCGGTGTTCTGCTCGACCTTGGTGTGTCATCGCCGCAGTTGGATGACCCTGAGCGCGGCTTCAGTTTTCTCAATGACGGCCCGCTGGACATGCGCATGAACCCCGATCAGGGCTTGAGCGCTGCCCAGTTCATCGCCAGTGCCGATGAAGAAGAAATCGCCCGGGTATTCAAAGAATACGGCGAAGAGCGCTTCGCCCGTCGCATGGCGCGGGCCGTGGTCCAGCGCCGCGAACAGCAGCCGTTCACCCGCACTGCCGATTTGGCTGAAGTGCTCAAGGTCGCCAATCCGGCCTGGGAAAAGGGCAAGAACCCGGCAACCCGTGCGTTCCAGGGGCTGCGCATCCACGTCAACAATGAGCTGGGCGATCTGGAAACCGGCCTGCAGGCAGCGTTCGATGCGCTGGAGGTTGGCGGTCGGCTGGTGGTCATCAGTTTCCATTCCCTCGAAGATCGCATCGTCAAGCTGTTCATGCGCAAGCTGGCCAAGGGCGAGGCCGACAACCTGCCGCGCAACCTGCCGGTGCAGCACAAAGTCTTCGAACCTTTGGCGCGGCTGATCGGCAAGGCCCAGTTCGCCTCCGAAGAGGAACTCAAGGCCAACCCACGGTCGCGCAGCGCGGTCATGCGGGTTGCGGAGAAACTCCGGTGA
- the ftsL gene encoding cell division protein FtsL, translated as MSKLFAKPLPGGSFLMLVLFVGVLVSAIAVSYSAHWNRQLLNTLYGELNDRDKAQAEWGRLILEQSTWTAHSRIENLASEQLKMRVPAADEVRMIAP; from the coding sequence GTGAGCAAGCTCTTCGCCAAGCCGCTGCCGGGCGGAAGCTTCCTGATGCTGGTGCTGTTCGTCGGTGTATTGGTATCGGCCATTGCCGTGTCCTATAGCGCACACTGGAATCGCCAGTTGCTCAACACCCTCTACGGCGAACTCAACGACCGCGACAAGGCCCAGGCCGAGTGGGGGCGACTGATTCTCGAACAAAGCACCTGGACGGCCCATAGCCGTATCGAGAACCTGGCCAGCGAACAACTGAAGATGCGCGTTCCGGCTGCGGACGAAGTTCGGATGATCGCGCCATGA
- a CDS encoding peptidoglycan D,D-transpeptidase FtsI family protein has translation MKLEGALYPWRFRVVIALLAIMVGAICWRIIDLQVVDRDFLKGQGDARSLRHIPIPAHRGLITDRNGEPLAVSTPVTTLWANPKEMQASKDRWPQLAAVLGQNPQQLTERLTQQASKEFIYLVRGLTPEQGQQVLDLKVPGVYGMEEFRRFYPAGDVTAHMVGFTDLDDHGREGVELAYDEWLAGVPGKRQVIKDRRGRLIKDIQVTKNAKAGKTLALSIDLRLQYLATRELRNAIAEQEAKAGSLVIMDVKTGEVLAMVNQPTYNPNNRRSMFPAAMRNRAIIDVFEPGSTVKPLSMSAALQSGRWKPTDKVEVYPGSLQIGRYTIKDVSKSEGPILDLTGILINSSNVGMSKIAFDIGGEAIYRVMAQLGLGQYTGLGFPGERVGNLPNHREWRKAETATLSYGYGVSVTALQLVHAYAALANDGKMVPLSILKLDKEPESNQVVPKETAETIQGMLQQVIEAPRGVFRAQVPFYHVAGKSGTARKATVGSKGYTENAYRSLFAGFGPMSDPRYAIVVVIDEPSKGGYFGGLVSAPVFSKVMSGTLRLLNVPPDNLPPPAEAQQANSVPAKGGRG, from the coding sequence ATGAAGCTTGAAGGCGCACTCTACCCCTGGCGCTTCCGCGTGGTGATCGCACTGCTGGCGATCATGGTGGGTGCCATCTGTTGGCGCATCATCGATCTGCAGGTGGTTGACCGTGACTTCCTCAAAGGCCAGGGCGATGCCCGCAGCCTGCGCCACATTCCCATTCCGGCCCACCGAGGCCTGATCACTGACCGCAACGGTGAGCCGCTGGCGGTCAGCACTCCTGTGACCACGCTGTGGGCCAACCCCAAGGAAATGCAGGCCTCCAAGGACCGCTGGCCACAACTGGCAGCGGTGCTTGGGCAAAACCCGCAGCAATTGACCGAACGCCTCACCCAGCAGGCCAGCAAGGAATTCATCTATCTGGTGCGCGGCCTGACGCCCGAGCAGGGCCAGCAGGTGCTCGACCTGAAAGTGCCCGGCGTCTACGGCATGGAGGAATTCCGTCGCTTCTATCCCGCCGGTGATGTCACCGCACACATGGTCGGCTTTACCGACCTCGATGACCACGGTCGCGAAGGCGTTGAACTCGCCTACGACGAGTGGCTGGCCGGCGTGCCTGGCAAGCGCCAGGTTATCAAGGACCGTCGCGGCAGGCTGATCAAGGACATCCAGGTCACCAAGAATGCCAAGGCTGGCAAGACCCTGGCCTTGTCCATCGACCTGCGTTTGCAGTACCTGGCTACCCGTGAGCTGCGCAACGCCATCGCCGAGCAGGAAGCCAAGGCCGGCAGCCTGGTGATCATGGATGTGAAAACAGGCGAAGTGCTGGCCATGGTCAACCAGCCCACCTACAACCCGAACAACCGCCGTAGCATGTTCCCGGCGGCCATGCGCAACCGGGCGATCATCGACGTGTTCGAGCCCGGCTCCACGGTCAAGCCGCTGTCGATGAGTGCTGCGCTGCAAAGCGGCCGCTGGAAGCCGACCGACAAGGTCGAGGTCTACCCAGGCAGCTTGCAGATCGGTCGTTACACCATCAAGGACGTATCCAAGAGCGAAGGCCCGATTCTCGATCTGACCGGCATCCTGATCAACTCCAGTAACGTTGGTATGAGCAAGATCGCCTTCGACATCGGCGGCGAGGCCATCTACCGCGTCATGGCCCAGCTGGGCCTGGGGCAGTACACCGGCCTGGGCTTCCCCGGTGAGCGGGTGGGCAACCTGCCTAACCACCGCGAGTGGCGCAAGGCCGAAACAGCCACGCTGTCCTACGGCTATGGCGTCTCCGTCACCGCGCTGCAACTGGTGCACGCCTACGCGGCGCTGGCCAACGACGGCAAGATGGTGCCGCTGTCGATTCTCAAGCTCGACAAGGAGCCTGAGTCCAACCAGGTGGTGCCGAAGGAAACCGCCGAGACCATTCAAGGCATGCTCCAGCAGGTGATCGAAGCGCCTCGCGGGGTCTTCCGCGCGCAGGTGCCGTTCTATCACGTGGCCGGCAAGTCCGGTACGGCGCGTAAAGCCACCGTGGGCTCCAAGGGTTACACAGAGAACGCCTACCGTTCGTTGTTCGCAGGCTTCGGGCCGATGAGCGACCCGCGCTACGCCATCGTCGTGGTCATCGATGAGCCGAGCAAAGGTGGCTACTTCGGTGGTCTGGTATCGGCGCCGGTGTTCAGCAAGGTGATGTCGGGCACTCTGCGTCTGCTCAATGTACCGCCAGACAACCTGCCGCCCCCTGCCGAAGCACAACAGGCCAATTCAGTACCCGCTAAAGGAGGGCGTGGCTGA
- a CDS encoding UDP-N-acetylmuramoyl-L-alanyl-D-glutamate--2,6-diaminopimelate ligase, whose amino-acid sequence MTMPLSKLFAHASRDPLIRELTLDSRQVRPGDLFLAVPGAQLDGRQHIADAMSRGAAAVAYEEQGATVLPLTDIPLIPVRGLIAQLSEIAGRFYGEPSRQLDMVGVTGTNGKTSVTQLVAQALDLLGQRCGLIGTLGTGFHGHLQSGRLTTPDPIAVQSTLNDLKKAGARAVAMEVSSHALEQGRVAALAFDIAVLTNLSRDHLDYHGSMEAYAAAKAKLFAWSGLRCQVLNLDDAFGRDLAEAFAARPSTECVETRLISYSLEHPEASLYCREALFSDDGVQAVLVTAQGERTLRSQLLGRFNLSNVLAAVATLLALDYTLDEILRVVPQLQGPVGRMQRLGGGDKPLVVVDYAHTPDALEKVLTALRPHARGQLLCLFGCGGDRDRGKRPLMAQVAESLADQVLVTDDNPRGEDPLQIFADIRPGFARASEALFVPGRAAAIAQLIAHAGVEDVVVLAGKGHEDYQEIAGQRHAFSDIVEADKALAAWEVPHA is encoded by the coding sequence ATGACGATGCCATTGAGCAAGCTTTTCGCCCACGCCAGCCGTGATCCTTTGATTCGCGAGCTGACCCTCGACAGCCGTCAGGTACGCCCGGGCGATCTGTTCCTGGCGGTGCCCGGCGCGCAGCTCGACGGTCGTCAGCACATCGCTGATGCGATGTCGCGTGGCGCTGCCGCTGTGGCCTACGAGGAACAGGGCGCCACCGTGCTGCCGCTGACCGATATTCCGCTGATCCCTGTCAGAGGGTTGATCGCGCAGTTGTCGGAAATCGCCGGGCGTTTCTACGGCGAGCCGAGCCGCCAGCTGGACATGGTCGGTGTCACCGGGACCAACGGCAAGACCAGCGTCACCCAACTGGTGGCGCAGGCACTCGACCTGCTGGGCCAGCGCTGCGGCCTGATCGGCACGCTGGGCACCGGTTTCCACGGTCATCTGCAAAGTGGTCGCCTGACCACCCCCGACCCGATCGCCGTGCAGTCCACCCTCAACGACCTGAAAAAGGCCGGTGCCCGGGCCGTGGCCATGGAAGTGTCTTCCCATGCCCTGGAGCAGGGGCGGGTTGCCGCGCTGGCCTTCGATATCGCCGTGCTGACCAACCTGTCGCGTGATCACCTCGATTACCACGGCAGCATGGAGGCCTACGCTGCCGCCAAGGCCAAGCTGTTCGCCTGGTCAGGCCTGCGTTGCCAGGTGCTGAATCTGGACGATGCCTTCGGTCGCGATCTGGCGGAGGCGTTCGCTGCACGACCAAGCACTGAATGCGTCGAAACCCGTCTGATCAGCTACAGCCTGGAGCATCCCGAGGCTTCTCTTTATTGCCGCGAAGCGCTGTTCAGCGACGATGGCGTGCAAGCCGTGCTGGTCACTGCCCAGGGCGAGCGCACGCTGCGCAGCCAGCTGCTTGGCCGTTTCAATCTGAGCAACGTGCTGGCTGCCGTGGCGACCTTGCTCGCCCTGGATTACACCCTGGATGAAATTCTTCGCGTGGTGCCGCAGCTGCAAGGGCCGGTAGGGCGCATGCAGCGTCTGGGTGGCGGCGACAAGCCGCTGGTGGTGGTCGACTACGCCCACACCCCGGACGCGCTGGAGAAAGTCCTCACCGCGCTGCGTCCCCATGCTCGCGGCCAGTTGCTGTGCCTGTTCGGCTGTGGCGGCGACCGCGACCGTGGCAAGCGGCCGCTGATGGCGCAGGTGGCCGAGAGTCTGGCTGATCAGGTGCTGGTCACCGACGACAACCCGCGCGGTGAAGACCCTTTGCAGATCTTTGCCGATATTCGTCCCGGCTTCGCTCGTGCCAGTGAGGCGCTGTTCGTACCGGGCCGCGCCGCTGCCATTGCTCAGCTCATTGCCCATGCAGGTGTCGAGGACGTCGTCGTTCTGGCTGGCAAGGGCCATGAGGACTACCAGGAAATCGCCGGTCAGCGCCACGCGTTCTCTGACATTGTCGAGGCCGACAAGGCCCTTGCCGCCTGGGAGGTTCCCCATGCTTGA
- a CDS encoding UDP-N-acetylmuramoyl-tripeptide--D-alanyl-D-alanine ligase has translation MLEAMTLSQLAVPLQARVLGRDAAFEGVSIDSRSVSAGQLFVALSGPRFDGHDYLAEVQAKGAVAALVEREVPEVDLPQLLVADCRVALGQLGALNRAAFTGPVAAITGSSGKTTVKEMLASILRQRGEVLATRGNLNNDLGAPLTLLEISPQHSAAVIELGASRIGEIRYTVGLTQPQVVLINNAGTAHVGEFGGPDKIVEAKGEILEGLSEGGTAVLNLDDKAYAIWQRRNGARRVIDFSLSNPQADFHASDITRDARGCPAFTLHGAQGQGAVQLNLLGTHNVSNALAAAAAAHAMGVELTQIVAGLNAVQPVKGRTVAQLAPGGACVIDDTYNANPTSMCAAIDILAGFSGRTVLVLGDIGELGQWAEEGHREVGAYARGKVDALYAVGANMAHAVSAYGPQGHHFASQAELIEAIRGQDTGNTTILIKGSRSAAMENVVAALCGSSEEKH, from the coding sequence ATGCTTGAGGCCATGACCCTCAGCCAACTGGCCGTGCCGCTGCAGGCCCGGGTACTGGGCCGTGATGCCGCGTTCGAGGGTGTCAGCATCGACAGCCGTTCGGTCAGCGCCGGGCAGTTGTTCGTGGCGCTGAGCGGACCACGTTTCGACGGTCATGACTACCTGGCCGAAGTGCAGGCCAAGGGTGCCGTTGCGGCATTGGTCGAGCGTGAAGTACCAGAGGTGGATCTGCCCCAGTTGCTGGTCGCCGATTGTCGCGTGGCGCTCGGCCAGCTGGGCGCATTGAACCGTGCCGCATTCACCGGCCCGGTTGCAGCCATTACCGGCTCCAGCGGCAAGACCACCGTCAAGGAAATGCTCGCCAGCATCCTGCGCCAGCGGGGTGAAGTGCTCGCCACCCGCGGCAACCTCAATAACGATCTGGGAGCGCCGCTGACGCTGCTGGAAATCTCGCCACAGCACAGCGCAGCGGTGATCGAGTTGGGTGCCTCGCGGATCGGTGAAATCCGCTACACGGTCGGCCTGACGCAACCCCAGGTAGTGCTGATCAACAACGCCGGCACCGCCCATGTCGGTGAATTCGGTGGCCCTGACAAGATCGTCGAGGCCAAGGGTGAAATTCTCGAAGGGTTGAGCGAAGGCGGTACCGCTGTGCTCAACCTGGATGACAAGGCCTATGCCATCTGGCAGCGGCGCAATGGCGCGCGCCGGGTAATCGATTTTTCCCTGAGCAACCCGCAGGCCGACTTCCATGCCAGCGACATCACTCGTGATGCCCGCGGCTGCCCAGCCTTCACCCTGCACGGCGCGCAAGGCCAGGGCGCGGTGCAGCTGAATCTGCTCGGCACGCATAACGTCAGCAATGCCCTGGCCGCTGCGGCAGCTGCGCACGCCATGGGCGTCGAGCTGACGCAGATCGTCGCCGGGCTCAACGCCGTGCAGCCGGTCAAGGGCCGCACCGTGGCGCAACTGGCGCCGGGTGGGGCCTGTGTGATCGACGACACTTACAACGCAAATCCCACCTCCATGTGCGCCGCCATTGATATACTCGCCGGCTTTTCCGGCCGCACCGTCCTGGTGCTCGGGGATATCGGCGAACTGGGGCAGTGGGCCGAGGAAGGTCACCGTGAAGTCGGTGCCTATGCACGCGGCAAGGTCGATGCCTTGTACGCGGTGGGCGCCAACATGGCTCACGCCGTCAGTGCCTACGGGCCACAAGGCCACCACTTCGCTTCTCAAGCCGAGCTGATCGAGGCCATTCGCGGCCAGGACACCGGCAACACCACCATTTTGATCAAGGGTTCTCGCAGCGCTGCGATGGAAAACGTCGTGGCGGCTCTGTGTGGTTCCAGCGAGGAGAAACATTAA
- the mraY gene encoding phospho-N-acetylmuramoyl-pentapeptide-transferase translates to MLLLLAEYLQQFHKGFAVFQYLSLRGILGVLTALSLSLWLGPWMIRTLQMRQIGQAVRNDGPQSHLSKSGTPTMGGALILSAIGISTLLWADLSNRYVWVVLIITLLFGAIGWVDDYRKVIEKNSRGLPSRWKYFWQSVFGLGAAIFLYSTAPTSVETTLIVPFLKDVTIPLGIGFVVLTYFVIVGSSNAVNLTDGLDGLAIMPTVMVGGALGIFCYLSGNVKFAEYLLIPYVPGSGELIVFCGALIGAGLGFLWFNTYPAQVFMGDVGALALGAALGTIAVIVRQEIVLFIMGGVFVMETLSVVIQVASFKLTGKRVFRMAPIHHHFELKGWPEPRVIVRFWIITVILVLIGLATLKLR, encoded by the coding sequence ATGCTGCTGCTGTTGGCTGAGTATCTGCAACAGTTCCACAAAGGCTTCGCGGTCTTCCAGTACCTGTCGCTGCGCGGGATTCTGGGTGTACTGACCGCGCTGTCGCTGTCGTTGTGGCTGGGTCCCTGGATGATTCGCACCTTGCAGATGCGTCAGATCGGTCAGGCCGTGCGTAATGACGGCCCGCAATCGCACCTGTCCAAGTCAGGCACACCGACCATGGGCGGTGCGCTGATTCTTTCTGCCATCGGCATCAGCACCTTGCTGTGGGCCGACCTGAGCAACCGCTACGTATGGGTGGTGCTGATCATCACCCTGCTGTTCGGTGCCATCGGCTGGGTCGATGACTACCGCAAGGTGATCGAAAAGAATTCGCGCGGGCTGCCAAGCCGCTGGAAGTACTTCTGGCAATCGGTGTTCGGCCTGGGTGCCGCCATCTTCCTCTACAGCACGGCGCCAACCAGCGTCGAGACCACGCTGATCGTGCCGTTCCTCAAGGATGTGACCATCCCCCTGGGCATCGGCTTCGTGGTCTTGACCTATTTCGTCATCGTCGGCTCGAGCAACGCCGTCAACCTGACCGACGGCCTGGACGGTCTGGCGATCATGCCGACCGTGATGGTTGGAGGTGCGCTGGGCATCTTCTGCTACCTGTCGGGCAACGTGAAGTTCGCCGAGTACCTGCTGATTCCCTATGTGCCAGGGTCGGGCGAGCTGATCGTGTTCTGTGGTGCGCTGATCGGCGCCGGTCTGGGCTTTCTGTGGTTCAACACCTATCCGGCCCAGGTGTTCATGGGCGATGTCGGTGCGCTGGCACTGGGCGCCGCGCTGGGCACCATCGCCGTGATCGTACGTCAGGAAATCGTGCTGTTCATCATGGGCGGGGTGTTCGTGATGGAGACCCTCTCGGTCGTGATTCAGGTCGCCAGCTTCAAGCTCACCGGCAAGCGTGTATTCCGCATGGCGCCGATTCACCACCACTTTGAACTCAAGGGCTGGCCCGAGCCGCGCGTGATCGTCCGTTTCTGGATCATCACCGTGATTCTCGTGCTCATCGGCCTTGCCACCCTGAAACTGAGGTAG